Proteins from a single region of Paenibacillus sp. BIHB 4019:
- a CDS encoding tyrosine-type recombinase/integrase — protein MARRKNALDQTDLLPNHAPIYAVDDWDSAVDLFLRDGKIRNISKHTIGFYRQELGKFKRILDEQKISTDPNKITEEIIKTNVILYLLDDEQKATSINCVLRAIRTLFNFLVKESYLLRSPMTRVKLLSQKNTIIKAFSTEQIHRLFAQPDQKTFVGVRDLTIMMIFMETGIRLRELEDLTLDDIVWREGTVLVNGKNNSQRLVPIQALMKKQLSKYVALRGQLEHNSLFVTIDNTPITKRQVQEQIAFYGRRAGLTDVRCSPHTFRHTFAKMSVQNGADVFALQAVLGHATLDQVRTYVNLFSYEIHNKHRKFSPIEKMF, from the coding sequence ATGGCTAGACGAAAGAATGCGTTAGATCAAACGGACTTGTTACCGAATCACGCGCCTATATATGCGGTGGACGATTGGGATAGTGCTGTCGATTTATTTTTACGCGACGGGAAGATACGTAATATCAGTAAGCATACAATCGGGTTTTACCGTCAGGAACTCGGTAAGTTTAAGCGGATACTCGACGAACAAAAAATATCTACCGATCCGAATAAGATTACAGAGGAAATAATTAAAACGAACGTCATCCTATACCTTCTTGATGACGAGCAGAAGGCAACGTCAATTAACTGTGTGCTGAGAGCCATTCGGACTCTGTTTAATTTTCTTGTAAAGGAAAGCTATTTACTACGCTCTCCGATGACTCGGGTAAAGCTGCTGAGTCAAAAGAATACTATTATCAAAGCTTTTTCTACTGAGCAGATACACCGCCTTTTTGCGCAGCCTGATCAAAAGACTTTCGTTGGAGTGCGCGATCTTACGATAATGATGATATTTATGGAAACGGGAATACGTCTGCGTGAGCTTGAGGATCTGACATTAGATGATATTGTATGGCGTGAAGGTACCGTACTAGTGAACGGTAAGAATAATAGTCAGCGGCTCGTGCCTATCCAAGCGCTGATGAAGAAACAGCTTTCGAAGTATGTAGCATTACGCGGTCAACTCGAACACAACTCTCTTTTTGTGACGATCGATAATACACCGATAACCAAACGTCAAGTACAGGAACAGATCGCGTTTTACGGGCGCAGAGCCGGTCTTACAGACGTCCGTTGCAGTCCTCACACCTTCCGCCATACGTTCGCTAAAATGAGCGTACAGAACGGCGCAGACGTGTTTGCGCTTCAGGCCGTATTGGGACACGCTACGCTTGATCAAGTACGCACGTACGTTAATTTATTCAGCTACGAAATACACAATAAACACCGCAAATTTAGCCCGATTGAAAAAATGTTTTAA
- a CDS encoding DUF4352 domain-containing protein, which translates to MLEAIRLLSVVAVIMFVVAIFVPKYIPQYTRQKKIGIVISAVFVFLLSSAIIIYDGKPETKSASTAPVYKQQPVSPSPSPLSVMFASPGEATASSTPAPTPKLPSVGEKATVGKFDLTINGLKTAAEFRGETTEGQFVIVTVSITNNDSDPRDISSNMFKLSDGDGKTYGTFDGIFFTRQGETEDLVYETVNPGLTRKRIVVFETPKDISGLRLSIADGVALKATTTIDYSLE; encoded by the coding sequence ATGCTAGAAGCCATCCGGTTATTATCCGTTGTAGCAGTAATTATGTTCGTAGTAGCGATATTTGTTCCGAAGTATATTCCGCAATACACACGCCAAAAGAAGATAGGGATAGTAATTTCCGCAGTTTTTGTTTTCCTACTTTCAAGCGCCATTATTATTTACGACGGTAAGCCAGAAACAAAATCGGCTTCAACCGCGCCAGTGTACAAGCAACAGCCCGTAAGTCCAAGCCCTAGCCCGTTATCTGTAATGTTCGCATCGCCAGGCGAAGCTACCGCATCTAGCACGCCGGCTCCAACGCCTAAGCTGCCGAGTGTTGGCGAAAAAGCAACGGTAGGTAAATTCGACTTAACAATTAACGGACTGAAGACGGCCGCTGAGTTTCGCGGAGAAACAACGGAGGGACAGTTCGTTATTGTGACCGTATCGATTACGAACAATGACAGCGATCCTCGCGACATTAGCTCGAATATGTTCAAATTATCTGATGGAGACGGCAAAACATACGGAACTTTTGACGGTATTTTCTTTACGCGCCAAGGTGAAACGGAAGACCTCGTATACGAAACGGTTAATCCAGGCCTTACCCGTAAGCGCATAGTCGTATTCGAGACTCCGAAAGACATAAGCGGGCTTCGATTATCCATTGCGGACGGAGTAGCGCTCAAAGCAACGACAACGATTGATTATTCGCTAGAATAA
- a CDS encoding helix-turn-helix domain-containing protein has protein sequence MSGIFVKLYVDAVRSGMIADMGAEKLQTLLVLASYMDAHGRCYPTQWAIAEALGVARETANRRVAALLRYRWRGSPIVTAERRRDPTVQTWANTVYTILPESHMRIFDTS, from the coding sequence ATGAGCGGTATATTCGTAAAGCTCTACGTGGACGCGGTACGCTCCGGCATGATAGCGGATATGGGCGCGGAGAAGCTACAAACATTGCTTGTACTCGCATCGTACATGGACGCTCACGGCCGCTGTTATCCGACGCAATGGGCGATCGCTGAAGCGCTAGGCGTGGCGCGTGAGACGGCTAACAGGCGGGTAGCCGCGTTGTTACGTTATAGATGGCGCGGAAGTCCGATTGTGACGGCGGAAAGGCGGCGCGATCCTACTGTACAGACGTGGGCTAATACGGTGTATACGATATTGCCGGAGAGTCATATGCGGATATTCGATACGTCGTAA
- a CDS encoding helix-turn-helix transcriptional regulator, producing MSYEKTLASRVKLLRERHDLLQAEVAEGVKLSTSTYSNIETGYAKSTKLKTVIAFADFYGVTTDFLLGRTDKTLDKYGTLIIDPHS from the coding sequence TTGTCGTACGAAAAAACACTAGCTAGCCGCGTAAAACTTCTCCGCGAAAGGCACGATTTATTGCAGGCAGAAGTAGCGGAGGGCGTAAAACTATCAACTTCTACTTACAGCAATATCGAAACCGGATACGCTAAATCAACAAAGCTTAAGACAGTTATTGCATTTGCTGACTTTTACGGAGTAACGACCGACTTTCTACTTGGCCGCACGGATAAAACACTAGACAAATACGGAACTTTGATCATTGATCCGCATTCTTAA
- the dcm gene encoding DNA (cytosine-5-)-methyltransferase, which produces MITAKSYFSGAGGMDLGMSDAGIEVIESYEIDRAACGTLRANFSHKVNESDITQITVLDQQDADVYIGTFPCTKYSTIADIHGTRTGDDLFLHFFRHVALAQPEAYVIENVPGMRKFQVVMECLTKLPNYYVRVECPVNANMWLPQERKRLIVIGTKKPFDTLRYPEGSPVSMRDIIDVGAEVYTPDYVQKRLDGNYRDKPIITDLDGKAPTCVAHYAKDRSTRLIDDGKSVRPYSVREYARLQGFPDWFHFAGTDNDAYRQIGNAVAVPMGRWIGNELRRYFSA; this is translated from the coding sequence TTGATAACAGCAAAAAGCTACTTTAGCGGAGCTGGTGGTATGGATTTAGGGATGTCCGACGCTGGAATTGAAGTCATCGAATCATACGAAATTGACCGTGCTGCCTGTGGTACACTTCGCGCTAATTTTAGTCACAAGGTAAACGAAAGTGACATTACACAAATCACGGTACTGGACCAGCAAGATGCCGATGTTTATATCGGTACATTCCCTTGCACGAAATACAGTACTATAGCCGACATTCACGGGACTCGAACAGGCGATGACTTATTTCTACACTTTTTCCGACACGTCGCATTGGCGCAGCCAGAGGCGTATGTCATCGAAAATGTCCCTGGCATGAGAAAGTTTCAGGTTGTCATGGAGTGTCTGACGAAGTTGCCGAATTACTACGTCCGCGTGGAGTGTCCGGTAAATGCGAATATGTGGCTTCCGCAGGAACGTAAGCGCCTGATTGTAATTGGAACAAAGAAGCCGTTCGATACACTACGTTACCCGGAAGGCTCACCAGTATCGATGCGGGATATCATCGACGTTGGGGCAGAAGTATACACGCCGGATTATGTTCAGAAGAGATTGGACGGTAATTATCGGGACAAACCAATCATAACAGATTTAGACGGCAAGGCGCCTACATGCGTCGCGCATTACGCAAAAGATCGTTCCACACGTTTGATTGACGACGGCAAAAGCGTACGGCCTTACTCGGTGCGTGAGTACGCAAGATTACAAGGCTTCCCGGACTGGTTCCACTTTGCAGGGACGGACAACGACGCATACAGGCAAATCGGAAATGCCGTAGCTGTACCAATGGGTAGGTGGATCGGTAATGAACTTAGGCGATACTTTAGCGCGTAG
- a CDS encoding SLOG family protein translates to MAQINRDKTACFTGHRPNKIGGYNENNPQRRAIKQRLRTEIINAILAGYDTFISGLALGIDTDAAEIVIELRETDYPEIKLIGAVPFAGQEKAWPSASQERWRRIVERCDTVHYVSDCGFASWKMQRRNEWMVDYASLVIAVWDGTSGGTGNCVEYARKVTHQPRVLQINPKEGTK, encoded by the coding sequence ATGGCGCAAATTAACCGCGATAAAACCGCCTGCTTTACCGGTCACCGTCCGAATAAAATCGGCGGCTACAACGAAAACAATCCGCAACGCAGGGCGATTAAGCAGCGGCTACGTACGGAAATCATCAACGCGATACTTGCCGGTTACGATACGTTCATCAGCGGGCTGGCTCTCGGCATCGATACGGACGCGGCAGAAATCGTAATCGAGCTGCGTGAAACGGATTATCCGGAGATTAAGCTTATCGGCGCGGTACCGTTCGCGGGCCAGGAAAAAGCGTGGCCGTCCGCTTCCCAAGAACGATGGCGGCGAATCGTTGAACGCTGTGATACCGTTCACTACGTCAGCGATTGCGGATTCGCTTCGTGGAAAATGCAGCGCCGGAACGAATGGATGGTCGATTACGCTTCACTAGTTATCGCGGTATGGGACGGTACGAGCGGCGGAACCGGTAACTGCGTAGAGTATGCGCGCAAAGTAACGCATCAGCCGCGAGTCCTACAGATTAATCCGAAGGAGGGAACTAAGTGA
- a CDS encoding DNA replication protein yields MITITHADKCLLQAQCSAAGSVSCSRLCTSYIAMHGLNGAGGRSAAANVPSAYRSVTLATSKARISQPEIHVLADRYASTFGRQFGPDADGNTQIKSLYLYSSEPGTGKTTTAVALLNAYLIAHYIGSIKRGQAPVERPAYFLDVTEWQADYNAFNRPRVPEEVAAPAAVRFYAAQRIAATVPFLVMDEIGVRDATDAFRTDLHTVINGRVSNELPTVYTSNITLKETVALFDKRVADRMRDQCGELTYKGESKRGMR; encoded by the coding sequence GTGATTACGATTACACACGCAGACAAATGCCTTCTTCAGGCGCAATGTTCGGCGGCTGGCTCCGTAAGCTGCTCGCGCCTATGTACGTCATATATCGCGATGCACGGACTTAACGGCGCAGGCGGGCGATCAGCGGCGGCTAATGTTCCGAGCGCGTATCGTTCAGTGACTTTAGCTACGAGTAAAGCGCGGATAAGTCAGCCGGAGATACACGTATTAGCAGACCGATACGCGTCTACGTTCGGCCGCCAATTCGGACCAGATGCGGACGGTAATACGCAAATTAAATCGCTTTACCTCTATAGCAGCGAACCAGGAACGGGCAAGACTACAACAGCGGTCGCGCTACTTAATGCGTACTTGATCGCGCATTATATCGGCAGTATTAAGCGCGGACAGGCACCGGTAGAGCGGCCCGCATATTTTCTTGATGTGACCGAATGGCAGGCGGATTATAACGCGTTTAACAGACCACGCGTCCCGGAAGAAGTAGCAGCGCCCGCCGCCGTCCGTTTTTACGCAGCTCAACGTATAGCGGCGACTGTTCCGTTCCTTGTTATGGATGAAATCGGTGTACGTGACGCGACCGACGCATTTCGCACCGACTTGCATACGGTAATTAACGGACGAGTGTCAAATGAGCTTCCAACCGTATATACATCCAATATTACGCTCAAGGAAACCGTAGCGTTATTTGACAAGCGAGTGGCTGACCGGATGCGTGACCAGTGCGGAGAATTAACGTATAAAGGCGAAAGTAAGCGCGGTATGCGTTAA
- a CDS encoding DnaB-like helicase C-terminal domain-containing protein produces MSVTETLLSKIIDANDVPALDRFAITADMFQTQTEREAHDFIRKYSAENRGQSPSYATLVSNVPDFTYIPAVTDSYEYLARKLKETYGKRAVADYFESGEINARFQDVGKTLTLDDFVGVLTAKLEEIRVRASVRNVIGIDVKAGAAKFLAEYQARAAGLSSRIWASKFPSVNEALGGGYYSSNMYVVYARSGRGKSILTMEEAIEFAFQGAFVLVWALEMGWFEWMARFFSSVSARDGMTTATVDGIDYTAGFNNRDLQAARLDAEYEAAFTQFITEVNEIVPGRIILRSTDEEGFTERNLAGLCADIIETKADVVIVDPFYYLDYEANTSKTAGGDAAATSRKLRIMTGALGVLTLAITQADEDASEKNEDGVRELKPPKRSEVKKTKALLEDAAALIGIDTLAHEGRGVIEIGKGRSGGEDTRIEIVYLPNWGIVREPDHTDQAAQFSGTF; encoded by the coding sequence ATGAGCGTTACCGAAACGCTTTTATCGAAAATCATTGACGCTAACGACGTTCCGGCACTGGATAGATTCGCGATTACTGCGGACATGTTCCAGACGCAAACGGAACGCGAAGCGCACGATTTCATACGCAAGTACAGCGCAGAGAATCGCGGCCAATCTCCGTCATACGCAACGCTCGTTTCGAACGTGCCGGACTTTACTTATATTCCGGCAGTTACGGATTCGTACGAATACCTGGCGCGTAAGCTTAAAGAGACGTACGGCAAGCGTGCGGTAGCGGACTACTTCGAGAGCGGTGAGATTAACGCGCGGTTCCAGGACGTAGGCAAGACGCTGACGCTCGACGATTTCGTCGGTGTACTGACCGCCAAGCTTGAAGAGATACGCGTACGAGCGTCTGTCCGAAATGTAATCGGAATCGACGTAAAAGCTGGCGCGGCTAAGTTTCTCGCGGAATACCAGGCGCGTGCTGCCGGTTTATCAAGCCGCATATGGGCGTCGAAGTTTCCATCCGTTAATGAAGCGCTTGGTGGCGGTTACTATTCGTCGAACATGTACGTCGTGTACGCGAGGTCTGGACGCGGTAAGTCGATTCTTACGATGGAGGAGGCGATAGAGTTTGCGTTTCAAGGCGCGTTCGTACTCGTATGGGCGCTAGAAATGGGTTGGTTCGAGTGGATGGCGCGATTCTTCTCGTCAGTTAGCGCACGCGACGGAATGACTACGGCGACGGTCGACGGTATTGACTATACAGCGGGCTTCAATAACCGCGATCTTCAAGCAGCTCGCCTTGACGCGGAATATGAAGCGGCGTTCACGCAGTTTATTACGGAAGTTAACGAGATCGTGCCTGGCCGAATCATTCTCCGATCGACGGACGAAGAAGGCTTTACCGAACGCAATTTAGCGGGCCTGTGCGCGGACATTATCGAGACGAAAGCGGACGTTGTTATCGTTGATCCGTTCTATTACCTCGATTACGAAGCGAACACGTCGAAAACGGCAGGCGGAGACGCTGCGGCAACATCGCGTAAATTGCGTATCATGACGGGCGCGCTCGGTGTATTGACATTAGCAATAACGCAAGCGGACGAAGACGCATCCGAGAAGAACGAAGATGGAGTCCGCGAGTTGAAGCCGCCTAAGCGATCGGAGGTTAAGAAGACGAAAGCGCTACTCGAAGACGCGGCCGCACTCATCGGAATTGATACGCTAGCCCATGAAGGACGCGGCGTTATTGAGATCGGAAAGGGACGCAGCGGCGGTGAGGATACGCGCATTGAAATCGTGTATTTGCCGAATTGGGGGATCGTCCGCGAACCGGACCATACGGACCAGGCTGCGCAATTTTCGGGAACGTTCTAA
- a CDS encoding toprim domain-containing protein — MIDVRAELEEYEFNAATWTDTRLLAASPFRYDRHPSFYVILDADDEAYGCWGDSGANDPEWQRGGFVMLLAFLRNETSEEAREYLDTKYGSGPEIDSAEITLRLPKLKEDKPRITRIDERILDEYKFRHPYLERRGISEPVQRLMNVGYDRDRQAITLPWYNADGTLGNVKYRRIDSKTFWYTKGGRPIREMLYGIHIAYGQKLRKAALVEAEIDAQTLMSAGIFTIATGGSAFTEAKRDLLLRSPIEEVTLWRDNDAAGRKWRNKVATELNGHIDVKLALMRGKYKDVNECACNGGNIRQFKTRNCRNLSVNLHCCQA; from the coding sequence ATGATAGACGTACGAGCCGAGCTTGAGGAGTACGAATTTAACGCAGCAACGTGGACGGATACGCGCTTACTCGCAGCTTCGCCGTTTAGATACGACCGTCATCCGTCCTTTTACGTAATCCTGGACGCTGATGACGAGGCTTACGGATGTTGGGGCGATAGCGGCGCGAATGATCCGGAATGGCAACGCGGCGGCTTCGTAATGTTGCTCGCATTTCTACGCAATGAAACATCGGAAGAGGCGCGCGAATACCTTGACACTAAGTACGGCAGCGGACCGGAGATTGACTCGGCCGAGATTACGCTACGGCTGCCGAAGCTGAAGGAGGACAAGCCTCGGATAACGCGGATTGACGAACGGATACTCGACGAATATAAGTTCCGCCATCCGTATCTAGAGCGGCGAGGCATTTCCGAACCGGTTCAGCGGCTTATGAACGTGGGATATGATCGCGATAGGCAGGCGATTACATTACCGTGGTATAACGCTGATGGGACGTTGGGTAACGTGAAGTACCGGCGCATCGACAGTAAAACGTTTTGGTACACTAAGGGCGGCCGACCTATACGCGAAATGTTGTACGGGATTCACATTGCGTACGGACAGAAGCTGCGGAAAGCTGCGCTAGTTGAGGCAGAGATCGACGCGCAAACGTTAATGAGCGCAGGCATATTCACGATCGCTACGGGCGGCAGCGCGTTTACGGAGGCCAAGCGGGATTTATTATTGCGGTCGCCTATCGAAGAGGTGACGTTATGGCGAGATAATGACGCGGCCGGTCGCAAATGGCGTAATAAGGTAGCAACGGAATTGAACGGGCATATTGACGTGAAATTGGCGTTAATGCGCGGAAAATATAAGGACGTAAACGAATGCGCTTGTAACGGAGGCAATATTCGACAATTCAAAACGCGTAATTGTCGAAATTTATCGGTAAATTTACATTGCTGTCAGGCGTAG
- a CDS encoding helix-turn-helix transcriptional regulator yields MPISVGRCLIKDLLVERNWTQRQLAERSGVDEGIISFYATNRRKNMSLLVAIRLADALDISPRDLYEIKPK; encoded by the coding sequence ATGCCGATTTCGGTCGGCCGCTGCCTTATTAAAGACTTACTCGTAGAACGCAACTGGACACAACGCCAGCTCGCCGAACGATCCGGCGTAGATGAGGGGATTATATCGTTCTACGCGACTAATCGCCGCAAGAACATGTCTTTACTCGTCGCAATACGTTTAGCTGATGCGTTGGATATCAGTCCGCGCGACCTTTACGAGATTAAGCCGAAATAA